In Nitrospirota bacterium, a genomic segment contains:
- a CDS encoding GNAT family N-acetyltransferase — protein sequence MDIHHLGDHQEVIPVLAVWIYDEWSYLYPGITLRDIEGFLRERVNKQSLPLTLVALDSGEPVGTVSLKPFEMETRTDLTPWVVSLYVAKPWRRRRIGSALMKTIEQKAASLDFRKLFLFVADSALAGLFYAKLGWVIRENATYHSYPVIIMEKEVA from the coding sequence GTGGATATTCATCATTTAGGAGACCACCAGGAGGTAATCCCGGTCCTCGCCGTCTGGATATACGACGAGTGGTCGTACCTGTATCCGGGGATAACGCTTCGCGATATTGAAGGCTTTCTCCGGGAGAGAGTGAACAAGCAGAGCCTTCCTCTTACCCTGGTGGCCTTGGATTCGGGCGAACCCGTGGGCACCGTATCTCTCAAGCCGTTCGAAATGGAAACAAGGACGGACCTGACGCCGTGGGTAGTCAGCCTGTACGTAGCTAAACCGTGGAGAAGGCGACGGATCGGCTCAGCGCTCATGAAAACCATTGAGCAGAAGGCGGCAAGTCTGGATTTCCGGAAATTGTTTCTCTTCGTTGCTGATAGCGCACTTGCCGGGCTTTTTTATGCCAAATTGGGCTGGGTTATCAGGGAAAATGCAACGTATCACTCATATCCGGTCATCATCATGGAGAAAGAGGTAGCGTGA
- a CDS encoding NADH:flavin oxidoreductase — translation MSYLLKPLKVRSMNLANRLVMPPMATAKAGPDGKVSQALLDYYGDKSRGGHIALIIIEHSYVSPEGKAGNNQLCVSDDAVIPGLSQLADVIHRNGSRAAMQINHAGSAALKEVTGTTPLAPSATANPRRGDMPREITRNEIGEIVKAFQNAGRRVREAGFDAVEIHSAHGYLLNQFLSPLTNKRTDEYGGDISNRIRIHLQVIRAVREALGPDFPIQVRLGASDYTEGGTTIEDSRIAGRAFEKAGVDIIHISGGFVGYTPPGLMGQGYFAPLSEAIKSSVSIPVILTGGITEVEAAERLLAEKKADLIGVGRAILQDSTWAKRAIESLRSK, via the coding sequence ATGTCCTATCTCCTCAAACCTTTAAAAGTGCGTTCAATGAACCTGGCCAACCGGCTGGTTATGCCGCCGATGGCTACGGCAAAAGCCGGGCCTGACGGAAAAGTAAGCCAGGCGCTTCTGGACTACTACGGAGATAAATCCCGTGGCGGCCATATTGCCTTGATCATCATCGAGCACAGCTACGTATCTCCGGAAGGAAAGGCAGGCAACAATCAGCTTTGCGTTTCCGATGACGCAGTGATCCCTGGTCTCTCTCAATTAGCGGATGTCATTCACCGCAACGGATCAAGGGCCGCAATGCAGATCAACCACGCCGGAAGCGCTGCGCTCAAAGAGGTCACCGGTACGACGCCCCTGGCTCCTTCGGCAACGGCGAACCCGAGGCGCGGCGACATGCCCCGTGAGATCACCAGGAACGAGATCGGCGAAATTGTGAAGGCCTTTCAAAACGCCGGCCGCAGGGTCAGGGAGGCGGGCTTTGACGCCGTGGAAATACATTCCGCACATGGCTACCTTCTCAACCAGTTCCTGTCTCCCCTCACAAACAAACGCACTGACGAATACGGTGGAGATATTTCCAACCGGATTCGCATTCATTTGCAGGTGATCCGGGCGGTACGCGAGGCACTCGGGCCGGATTTTCCCATTCAGGTGCGGCTGGGGGCTTCGGACTATACAGAAGGCGGAACGACGATCGAAGACAGCAGGATTGCCGGCCGGGCCTTTGAAAAAGCCGGCGTGGATATCATTCACATTTCCGGCGGGTTCGTCGGATATACTCCTCCCGGCCTCATGGGGCAGGGCTATTTTGCTCCCCTCAGCGAGGCCATCAAGAGCTCAGTTTCCATTCCCGTGATCCTTACGGGCGGGATTACCGAAGTTGAAGCTGCAGAGAGACTCCTTGCCGAGAAGAAAGCAGACCTGATCGGCGTGGGAAGAGCCATCCTTCAAGACAGCACATGGGCGAAGCGTGCTATTGAAAGCCTTCGATCAAAATAG